In Palaemon carinicauda isolate YSFRI2023 chromosome 14, ASM3689809v2, whole genome shotgun sequence, the following proteins share a genomic window:
- the LOC137653845 gene encoding uncharacterized protein, whose translation MGNNEQNADGSKTYWKCEIKLMELRPGLNPVTIMMDFERAHVNSFKSVFLSASIPCCLFHLSQNVYRKVCEIGFKERYHHDDEFSIKIRWFPSLAFLPPNDVIDGFEELVDDDDPPQELASYFEISYIGCFRGRGDRQGRTPLLFPIDSWNVHLGTESEMPRTNKHFEGYHNALQSSLSCTHPNIWKLITALKRNSTWPK comes from the coding sequence ATGGGAAACAATGAACAAAATGCCGACGGATCCAAGACTTACTGGAAATGTGAAATCAAGCTTATGGAATTACGGCCAGGATTGAACCCCGTAACCATCATGATGGATTTTGAAAGAGCACATGTTAATAGCTTCAAATCTGTTTTTCTTAGTGCTTCCATTCCatgctgtctttttcatttatcccaaaatgtttacagaaaagtgTGTGAAATTGGCTTCAAAGAGAGGTACCATCATGACGATGAGTTCAGCATTAAAATAAGATGGTTTCCATCGTTAGCATTTCTTCCTCCTAATGATGTAATTGATGGATTCGAAGAACTTGTTGACGATGACGATCCTCCTCAAGAACTTGCgtcttattttgaaatatcatacATAGGATGTTTTCGAGGTAGAGGAGATAGACAAGGCAGAACACCTCTTTTGTTCCCTATAGATAGTTGGAATGTACACTTAGGAACGGAATCCGAGATGCCTCGCACAAATAAACATTTCGAGGGCTATCACAATGCCCTGCAAAGCTCTTTAAGTTGTacccatccaaatatatggaagttAATTACTGCCTTAAAAAGGAATAGCACTTGGCCCAAATGA